The Acidobacteriota bacterium sequence GCGTCCGGCAAAATGGAGTGCGCGTTCGTGTGATTTTCCAAGGTTTGCTGTGTCGGCCCAATTACGCCGTTTGCGCCAATGGGACTGACGGTGAATTTGTGGCCGGGATATGAAGCTGCGAACAAATAACGCCCTGTGTGGTCGGTTGAAATGTACGGCATGCTGTCCACCAGCGGCCCGCTGCCGATCAGTTTGAGCTTGCCGGTTTTCGGGCCAATGGCGAAGGTGAAGACGCTTTGCGGTTCGCCGCGCGTGGCAACAAACAGGAAGCGGCGATCCGGACTGACTGCCATCGGCGTCGAACCACCTGCTTTGAGAATGCCGGGCAACGGAACTTTCTCCACAAAAGTCAGCTCGCCGGTCTCGTGGTTGAGCTGCCACACGTAAATATCATTGCTTTCACAATTGCTGACATAAACGATGGTCATTGGCACAGCAGGCGTAGCGCCCGCGTTCGCTACAACCGCAGCCGCCGCAGACATTGCCATCCACAACGCTTGATTCAACAATCCACGCATCAGGCTTCCGCTCCTTTGACCTTTTTCAGCGCCACGGCATTCATGCAATACCGCAAGCCGCTCGGTTCTGGCCCGTCCGGGAACACGTGCCCCAAATGCGCGTCGCAGGTATTGCAAACCGTTTCCACTCTGGACATGCCGTAACTGGTGTCTTCGTGATAAGCAATCGCGTTTTCCTTGATCGGTTGCGTAAACGAAGGCCAGCCCGTTCCGCTTTCAAACTTTTCGTTGGCATCAAATAGCAACGTGTCGCAACAAACGCAGGCATATAACCCCGGCTCAAACAAACTACACATTTCCGAACTGAATGGGCTTTCCGTGCCATGCTGGCGCGTGACGTAATACTGTTCCGGCGTCAACTGCGCCTGCCATTCCGCATCGGATTTGGTGACTTTTCGGTCAGGATTCAGATTGGAAATCCTTGCCATCCGTAACACATCCAACCACTTCAACAGCATACTTTTCATCCCTTTCTGGTTTTCTCACGCCATTTGAATCTCTTGCAAACTTATTCCCGCGTAATGAAGTTGTCCGTATTAAACAACACACGTGCGGCAGCCGTCAGCGCAGCGGATTGCGCTTCGGTCAGGCCGATTTTTACCAACTCCTGGCTCACCAGCGCGTTCGGCGAACCGGGTTGGCCGGTAAAGCTCTGCGCTTGCCGTTCGACGTAGCTATGCAGCGCGGCAAGTTCCGTTGCGTTGGGCGCGCGGCTGAAACACAACGCGAACGCATGCTTCAATCGTGCATCCAGCGTTGCCGTGAATTCGCCGGGCACATCGCGAACAAGTCGAGCCGCCAAGCCTTGCGCAATTTCCAGGAAGGCCGGATCGTTCGCCAGCGTCAGTGATTGCAGCGGCGTATCCGAACGATGGCGCCGCGTGCAGACGCTTTGGAAATCCGGCGAATCAAATGTCGTGAACAGCGGATACGGCGCGCTGCGGAAAAACTGCGTGTACAACGCGCGGCGAAAACGTTCGGCTCCGGTTGCCGCCACCCAGTTCTTCTTGTTTTGCGTGAAGGCGTATACGCCGTCAGGTTGCGGCGGGCGAACGCTGGGGCCGCCAATTTTGGGGTTCAGCAAGCCACTCGCGCTCAATGCCGCGTCACGCACGATTTCGGCTTCGACGCGAACGCGTTCCTGCCGCGCCAGCAGCAGGTTGCGCGGATCAATCTCGCTCAGGTCTTTGCGTGCGTCGGAGGTTTGGCGGTAGGTTGCGCTGGTCACAATCAGGCGATGCATGGCTTTCAAACTCCAACCCTGCCGTATGAATTCGCCCGCCAGCCAATCAAGCAATTCGGGATTTGTTGGCAAGGTGCCCTGTGTGCCGAAATCTTCTTCGGTTTCGACAATGCCGCGCCCGAAATACCGCATCCAGATTCGATTCATCGTCACGCGCGGCGTCAACGGATTCGCCGGATCAACCAGCCATTTGGCCAGATCAAGCCGCGTGCGCGGTTTGCCGGTTTCGGGCATCGCGGGCGCAATCGCGCTGAAAACATTTGGTTGCAACAATCCTGCGGCTTTGTCCGGTCGTGTGAAATCGCCGCGCGTCATGATGTAGGACTCACGCGGCACGTTGGTGTCGTGCATGATCATCGCCATTACGGCAGTGCCGGACTGTTTTTCCCGCACTGCACGCGCCGAAGTGAAAGCAGCATTGATCAGGGCTTGCTGTTCCGGTGTTCGCGCGTTCGCGGCGGATTTCAGCGCGGTCAGCAAGGCGGTTCCGCGCGCGTCGTGCGGCGTTTCCGAAGCGACTTCGATTTTGAAATGCCCTATACCGCGTCCGGTTTCAGCGTCGTGCCGCAACACGAACAGCAACTGGCGGCTGGCGAAATTTTTGTTCGGCGCAAAGAGAAACGTGGCTTCGTGTGGTTGCGAGTTAGCGGCATTGGCGCTGATTGACCAGGCTGTGCGGCGGTCGTTGTCGCTTGCGGCTCGAGCAGGGAAGGCGCTTTGCTCATCGTCGGCAAAGGCATCGCTGAAACGATGCGAACCGCCTTCCGATTCGATGTAAAACTCGCTCAAGGCGAATGAACCATCCGCTCCCAATCCGGGGCCATTCTGGGGCAAACCCTCGTATGGCAAAACAGTCAATCGCA is a genomic window containing:
- the msrB gene encoding peptide-methionine (R)-S-oxide reductase MsrB, which codes for MLLKWLDVLRMARISNLNPDRKVTKSDAEWQAQLTPEQYYVTRQHGTESPFSSEMCSLFEPGLYACVCCDTLLFDANEKFESGTGWPSFTQPIKENAIAYHEDTSYGMSRVETVCNTCDAHLGHVFPDGPEPSGLRYCMNAVALKKVKGAEA
- a CDS encoding PSD1 domain-containing protein, encoding MWIEPPLTAAAQEVQFNRDIRPLLSDRCFYCHGPDERNRKAGLRLDTFEGATKDRGGYRAITPGKPDESELLRRVTSHDAGEMMPPPSAKKAPITAEEAALLRRWIEQGAKYQGHWAFQPLARLQPPSVKNTKWVRNDIDRFILARLEREGIQPSPQADARTLIRRLSLDLTGLLPSPAEVEAFVKEFNQKDPQKQDAAYSALVERLLASPHYGERWGRHWLDQARYADSNGYTIDGERVMWPYRDWVIQALNEDKPFDQFTIEQLAGDLLPNPTKAQLVATGFHRNTVINEEGGVDPEQARVEQVMDRVNTTGAVWLGLTVGCAQCHSHKFDPIPHKEYYQFLAFFNSTMDYNNQGPVVPVQRGEMFGKPETTAPSDSSLAKRGMARSELKQEDWERTEIARLERNPAATAPNKAVEWKPFEVVKLETEAHGKLQRLEDGSFLMTTNASQNDAYRILVRIVSPRVAAVRLTVLPYEGLPQNGPGLGADGSFALSEFYIESEGGSHRFSDAFADDEQSAFPARAASDNDRRTAWSISANAANSQPHEATFLFAPNKNFASRQLLFVLRHDAETGRGIGHFKIEVASETPHDARGTALLTALKSAANARTPEQQALINAAFTSARAVREKQSGTAVMAMIMHDTNVPRESYIMTRGDFTRPDKAAGLLQPNVFSAIAPAMPETGKPRTRLDLAKWLVDPANPLTPRVTMNRIWMRYFGRGIVETEEDFGTQGTLPTNPELLDWLAGEFIRQGWSLKAMHRLIVTSATYRQTSDARKDLSEIDPRNLLLARQERVRVEAEIVRDAALSASGLLNPKIGGPSVRPPQPDGVYAFTQNKKNWVAATGAERFRRALYTQFFRSAPYPLFTTFDSPDFQSVCTRRHRSDTPLQSLTLANDPAFLEIAQGLAARLVRDVPGEFTATLDARLKHAFALCFSRAPNATELAALHSYVERQAQSFTGQPGSPNALVSQELVKIGLTEAQSAALTAAARVLFNTDNFITRE